TTCTGTGGGTTTAAGTGTCATTGGAGAGAAAGTTTTCATTCTCCTAACTATTTTACAGTGTGATCACTCTGGTGGGTTCAACTGCATGGTTGCAGGGCTATGTTTCCTGTTTCAAACACAAGTgggtttcattttctcttcaagCACACTGAAATTTGAACAACTTTGAAACAGGAATGACACTAGAGATCACCACAAATGCAACTCAGTACTGAAAGATATTCCATGTAACTCAGTAATAAAATCCAAAATGTATGTTGGGAAAATATTCTCTGCTTGCTTCTCCTTGCTTGATGGTGCATGCGATATTCTGCCATAACCCTCAAGAAGTGCATTTCATTGTATGATGGTTAAAGGGTATTTTACATGAAACTTAAATGCACTTACTTATCCATGTACTCTAAGAGATGGCTTTGCTAATACAGtactctttgtttttttcagctaaCACTGTAGTTGTATCGTGCATGGATACCTGCTCATTAATTAACATCACCTTTCCACTTTGTACTTTTAATAATTCTTGCAAAAGATCGCTgcaacaaaaaagagaaaatcagatTGTCTTACTGAAGACCATTGTAAATCATTCAGCTTTCCAAAATATTCCATGTATTTGCCTGTCCTCTAATAGTGAACAACAGTCAAATACTAAGTACTCAGAGTCTGAATCCGGCAGAGATGTGAATGTTTATCATCAAGAATCAAGACCAATAGATAAAAAAAgtaagtaggaaaagcaaagtaCTTTATTTGGAAGTAGTTAATTATAGCATAAGATGCATAGCTTGGTTTGGTAGTTGAAGAAGATGATAATATGGTGCTTGTTCTCCAATGTCTTTGCAAACTCTACAGAtactgttgttgttatttttttgtttggttggtttgattttttttttttccttaacagcATTCTTTGCATTGCTGCAATACacagttttttttgttcatatttGTAGCAGCAGTTATTCTTGGCTGTGAgtgctgatttattttctttgaggaTCTTGTGTATGGGGGAACATTCATTATCACAAGGTCTGCAAGGAGTGCTGTGAGATTGCCTTGTCCAACTATTTCTGTTGCAAATTTGACCCCTACCAGCTGGGTTTTTTACGAATGCATtttgatctctttttttcttgctggatTTTATAAAAATAGAGTTCTATAGTTTCTGATGAGTTTTCTCAATAGGTTTAATTTTAAGAGTCACTGTGGATCTCTGCTTGCTGATGGCTGATATTATATGATGAAAATTTGCAATCAAgtatctgaagaaataaatcGAAGATGGTAACTACTTACATGGCAGCTatgcagaaattaaaagaacTGAATGACCATTTTTGTGCATATAATCTATAATGTCCATAAAGGTTTAGTGGCATTTCTTTAATAGAAGGCAGCACTGAACAAGGACAGGCCCAGCAGTATGAAATACTTAGCAACATCCACAGTTTTTCAGAGTAGTAGCAGTATGTTCCTTCTGTGCCTTATGCACTTGCAgtgtatttgaaaacatttggaGGAGAAGCTTCTGAATTTTGCTTTCCTAACACTGCCAGCTACAGGGGCAGGAGGCCAAGACCTGAATGTGAGAAATGCAGTTCTCTTTAAACGGCATCATTTCCTTATTGAAAAACAGAGCTGTCCTTCCAAGCGTGGAAAATACCAAAACAAGCGAATATGTGGACAAACTCTGTTCTCATTTATAAACACACAACTCTAACACTTCTGACAATGTCTCATTTACCTGTATTTGTTGTTAACGTTCTATAAGCCTCACAGCTTGTggtttgaaatgaaacaaaggcTTTCTGCAACTAATAGCACATGAGCTGGATGTGCACTGCAGATGTCTATCATTGTACAgcttttattgtttcttttctttcatagctCAGTCTTTTGCTTTGTTAGCTTTGACAACATATGACAAagcaagaacaacaacaacgtTTTGAAGCTAGctataagattaaaaaaaaaggcaataattTGCTGGGGAAATGGATTTTGTAAAGATAATCAGTACTCCTCATAACTGTTCAGGATGATTGAACATTTTGTCCATTTTGTTATAGTCAGTAATGTAAAAATgcactatttattttcttaaataagacagaaaatattttattgctctGAGAGTTGTCTCTCATTGTATACTGTTATttaacagtttttttgtttttgtttgtttgtttttatttggtaAACTTGTAGTTCCTATAGCAAAAGTCTCATCTGAAGTGAACATGGAAGatgctatttctttttataaatattttaatttcaccaTGCTTCATGCAAATGAAGAAGTAGAGCATAGTACCTACTATATTCTGGAAATCCACATCAACAACTCCATGGTCAGAGGAAGAAGTGCAGCTGAAGAATATCTAAATCACTCTTGTCTCATGGCTATGATCAATGACCAAAATGGCTGTATGAATATTTCACTGCAACTGAAGTCTTATGTGGAATGTAAGTTACAAAGGAGATTCGGAAACAATTTGCATCTTGCAAAAAATTTGCAGTAGGTAGTTATCTGCTTTCAGCAACCATTTGAAACTATTTCACAACAAAACAATGCAATTTTGATCGTCCCTTAGTAAAAGACCATTGTAAGTAGTCAACTGACACATTTTGctatgttttgttgttttttggtttttttttcttcctagaaacaatacagaaaaataaccaTCTGTAAATGTtcgtaattttttttctccacttaaTGATGACAGACTTACAAAATACATGTTTGAAAAAAGctggaattactttttttctttttccctcccccaTAATTGCATAATTCTGCTGTGTAGAAGATAAATTAAACAATTTCAGTTAACTTTGAAGGCAGAACAACCATTAGACAAGTTTGACTTTTCATAATGTTGTGCAGCAACATTCTACTTTCAGCATtacttaaaagagaaatattccGCTGAGCTAGGTTTAGTTTTCCCAGAGGACAGCCTGACAGCTATTTAAGTTTCTCTTTGTGCTGCAGGAGGTTGCCTGACGACAGTCAGGCCTTCCAGCCCATGTATGCTACACTTTCCATTGGGGAATTGCTAAATTATTACATTCATTTAGTTTTGTAAGGCAAATGCACATTTTATGCTATGCCTTTGCTGGAAAAGTTAAGCGTTTTCGAGTTGGATAAACCTGTGTAAAATATTTCCAGGTTAAATCCTAGTAAAGACAGGGCActttaattgttttaattttttttttttaataggactACATATGAGCATAGTTTTCAACTTGCCCACTAACTTCAAAGCTATGATCTCACCACCATTTCCTAATAGTAATTTCAAATTATTGATAAAAATTATCAACTATTTGGCTTACTTCAAAACAAAGCTAGAGAGGTATACAGAGCTTTGACTGGGCACTATTGGCATGCAAGCCAATACGAATTACTACAAGATGGAGTACAGTCCCCTGTCTGAAAGGAGAAGGCCTAAGTGACTTctataaaaagtattttttagtTATGAATTAGGAAGGATGAACTGTGCTTACTTGAAAGCCTCATTGGTAGTTACCTCTTGACTTCTCAGAGGAGAAGTCATTCAAAGTTAATATAGGTCTAATTATAGTATTCTACATCAAGAGAGGGAAAACAGTGGTTTGGCTGTGGCCAGTAATATGATTTTATGAGTCAGAGTCaaattgttgtttgtttgttttcttaatattttattagacgtaattgttttaatttttttttgtcaaggtATGCATTAGCATGCAGCTGCCAAAGAGGTTTCAAAGGTCTTTTGGGGAGGAAAGTTCTCCATGCCCTTCCTCTGTGGTACACAGTACAGGCTTGCACTTGATACTGAACTGATTCCACAGGAATGTGGGTTAATGTCTCAGTTGCCATAGTCTGAGAGAGCAGCTTTCCTCCTGCGCTCGCCCAGACTCTCACCAGCTCTTCCCCAAAGTAGCTTTTGTTAAATGTATTCCCCATGGGCTTTCTATGGGAggtattttcttactttttaataagaaaatttcTATGtataatatttttccttctttgaaggaaaatatgtgAAGATGGACCTGGAAATTGAGAGTGCCAGTACAGGTGAACCTTAAAGAGTGAATCAATTTCTTCTGTGTCCCATTAAAAAGCAAGCGAAGGGAGGATAtgcattttccttgttttacaTTAAATATAAACATTGATCTTTGAAGCATTTTCTTACTGGATGAGCTGCATGTAAAATTGTGATTTCCAGCTTAATTTGATCTCTTCTACATTTAATGGACAGATCCAATGTGTATGACGAAGATCATTTGGCTCAGTATGATTCCAGTTGTTATTGTCTTGACTGTTTCAGTTGTCATCTACAAAATAGTCCAAGAAAATGGCCAAAACTGTAAGTAACAAGTTCATCTACACGAAACTAAACATCTACATTATGAAAAATTGACAATAACAAAGCTATCAATTATTATAATGTGTTTCAGACAACAGTATTTTAATTGTAAGGTAGTAGAAACATCTGGAATACTCAGATGATTGATCCCTTTCATCTTTGAATTGTGGATGCAAATCCAAGCTTTTTGCTGTTAAATGAAGtctattgtttttgtttgtttgtttctttgtttttttgtttttgtttttttgacagATATTGGTAGCCTATGGTCTTTTGTCTAAAGAGCTTCTAGTTTCAGACTCATTTCAGTAGATGAAATGAATACTCCTGATCTTTGATCTAAGTCTTAAGCAGAGATGCCAATGACCATTATAAACAGATTTAAATACCCCTTCGTActcaaagcaattaaaaaactAACTTTGCTATGGAATAACTTGTTATTTTGTAACAGAAACGATTATTTCTACACATTGCCTTCATTGAACAAAACAGGTTCTTCCTATGCAATTCACTTGGGCCAGAGTCTTAAATTAGGATTCACAATATTTCTTATAGCACTATGCCATGGATAAGCAAGAATAAAAGTGTAGGAGTACTCTAAGCATGAGAATTTTGGACAACCAAGATAAAGTACTCTGCAGAAAATCTATGCCGAAAATTGACCTCTTGTCAGCTACTGGTCTCTACCTTTTATTAGAAGTCAGAGCTATGTGGTACAGGGAGCATACACTTTCATCACTGTGAAAAGTTACTTAACCTCTTACCTAGTAGAACAgctttcaaatgcttttcacaGCAGTTTCCTGAGACTTTCTACTTGTGTCAGGCCTGAGTGAGTAGGAAACTTCTTGAGAACCAGCACTTAGTTTCTATTAACAGACAGATGTCCATTCTCCTTGTAGTTGGGAGCTACAGAACAGAGACCTTGGTCACAAGGGTAATAAAAAAATGATAAGCTACATGCATTCCCATTATCATCCTAACTATATCCACAGGCAGATTTGTAATGAAAGAGCAACAGGAGTTTAGCTTTAACGACAGCTGAACAGAAGGCAGAAGAGTGCCTACACACAAGATGTTTCCATGATCAGGatgtttctgtgatatttttttttttttgtatttacataatataaatattttatacatatatttttaattaatgagtGAAACAATTGCTTAAAGTGACAGCCCCtcaaaatgacaaaacaatCACCTCATCATATTATCTTGGTTAAAATACATGACCTTTTATTTATTGCTGGAACCAAACTCTGAATGCAATTTAATACATGTACAAATTCCATGAACTGTAAAATAGGTCTTTATAAGTAGGCTATTAAATGCTCTGGTTTGAAGgacttttatttgcattttgaaagcTACCACAAATGTCATGAGTGTGATTGTCTTCACTCTGAGTCATAACATCTCATTTTAATGCAGAGCTGCTAGTAGTGATGATTAATGATTTACTACCTTTACTCTTAAACATTAGTTTTCTGTTAAATGCAAGTTTTTCAGAATTGTTGTAGGCacaagcaggaaagaaaagatgccTTTTGGGGGCTTCTGATTTCTAATCAGTTTCTAGAGAACATTTCCTGTTTGTAGAGGAACAGTGTTTTTATTAGTTATATTTACAATTTATAACATCACGTACAACATCAGTATCTTACTGGCAAAAAGACAAGCACATAAAAATTAGACTTGAAACTTTTATTCCTTATATGTATACATTATGCCATCTTTAATCAAAAGTCTACATACTGCTTTTTTCAGTGTGCCTGAAGAATCTGTCAGAATATCACTATGAGCCTAAAACAGCTGTTATGAACTTTTACTGTCATAGTTCAGTCAGtactttttctcttaatttctgAGCACTACTGAAATCTGGTAAGAAATGTGGAATTATTCATTTCCTCTTGAGACATTCCAAGATATTCTGTCTGGCAGACTCTGAGACTCTTTGAAACACTAATGAAGTTATTTCCAAGAgtgcataaaataaaatagccaAATAAATTTGGAGGAGGTTGCAACTGATCCATGGCAAAGGAGCTAAATTAGAAATTAGTTCTTTCACCATTACTCTTCCAGTCTTGCCTTAAAGCCAATTCCAGAGCATCCTTTAACATTAACCATTGGAATGCAGACTTAGGACTTCAGCATGTTATATCTCAGTTGTGTGTTCACAGAATACCATGACCTAAACAATGCTAATTTTATGAATTTCTTAAagatgatttttcctttttagcattcccaaaataaaaatactgggGCAAGTCTGTTGTTGGATGCTGAGAGCTGGACTTTTGTCTTTACAGATCAGTGCTAATAAGATCATCTCTATCTTTCTCTCAGTGATATAGAGCTTGTTCTTATACTGTGCTCCCAAAGGTGAACACCACAAACTAGCAAATAAGCTGTAGGCTTCCTAGGATTCCAGTACACTCAACTCTAGCTATTCCACTGTTAGCAGTGAGATTTTTAACCTCCACTGGAACATACAGAGTGACTTTTTTGATAACCTTCCAAAATTTTCTCAAGGTACGTGCTCCAGAGGAGGGAAAGAATAATTTGAAAAGGGCAAGCATGAAGACATaaaatttaatttggaaaaataaaaaccatcaggctcattttttcctcaagacCTTATCACAaaaccttccttttttttcatgggagatgttAAATAGTTTAAGTATGGGGGGGCTTACCCACTTTCCCTCTAATAATTGATGTATATTATTTCATAGCTAAGGATatctcattttgtttaaaacagaTTGTAAGCGCAGAGGAGCAGCAACAGTTTCTACTGATCAAGGGAAAAGTGGTTCCAGACATGATATAAGAACCATTTCTGCTACTAAAGTTCATCTATTTCCTGGTAGgtaatataaaatgaaataaaaagttaacACATCTTGAAGCATGGAGAGTTCAAGAAATGCTTTTGAGTCTTTTCTGTCAAGGGATGCCTCTGGTTTGCTTCAGAGTTACCCTGATCCTACAAAAAATTGATCTGGCTTATGTTATAGAAACATATTTAgatcagaaataaatacttctcACAGTGAGTCTGTACAATGACATATATTATGTGGGAATGCTTCTGTCAGTCTTCCAAATGTTTTACATTAAGGACTGTtcccttttgttgttttgttgtttttaatacttcaatttaatttttagtCATGTTGTATGCCATGTTTTCAGTCTTGCAGCCAAATACTTAGTGTATGGAAAGTGTACACAAATGTAGGCAATCAAATGTATGCTGTATATATTTATGATTTGACAAAATCAGCTACTAAAGGATGGGACGGACAGAGATAGCAGAGAATGGCTCAGAGAATGTCTCTGGTGGCACTTAGCAGCCCAGTGCTAGAGAAAGATTCCaacaaagtaaaatttaataatttcagATTGGTATTAAAATATGGTCTTCTGAGAGTATAGTGTGTTTAGCACAGATAAATTAAGGGGCATGGCTAAACTCAaagttttatttgcaaaaattagaatttaataataaataagtaTGAGGGTAAATTAGCAAATATGGCTCTGAGTGTTACTGATATTGCAGGAAAAGTCATATACTTCAATAACTTCAATCAATAATGGTTCCACAAAGGGAGCTCTGTCTTCTCAAAGATAAACATAAACATGAAGAATAATAGCTTTGAATGAATTTAAAACAAGAACAGCTACAGAGccagcaaatgaaataaatggttttaaatttgTCTAGGCTTGGGTACCTCGCTGTTTGTCTTGTCAATTCTTGAAGAATTAGAGAATTGCAATTTCCCTCTGCAATTCAGTAACTCATGGCATTTCAATTTTACCTAGAAAAGAGTGAATAGCTCCATGTCTGTCTGAACTCTCCTGGGAGTACAATTTATACTCCTCAGTTTTAGAGCACAAGCTACCTCTAAGATATATTTATGAGCTCATTATTTTCATCCCCCAGGAAAGGGATTATCTCCCTGACATCTTTTGTCTTTAGTAGCTTCACCATACCTGTTTTATTAGCACAATGTCATCTTTAGTGCTGAATATCCAAAGGCATTTTTGATTATGAAATTTTATGGAAATTCAAATGTAGTTTTATTGTACTGAAGAGAACAGGAATCCCATATTGGTTTGTTGTTCTTACTTCCATGTTCCTCCTGCTTCAATCTATACATTTAACTCGGAATGATGCTTAGTTGTATAGACTGCAAAAATGGGCCTTATTCTAATCTGATATTCACTGATTTCACACACTATGATTCTACTGAATCCAGACAATTTCCCAATTTATACAACTTAAAGTAGAATCCGAACCATGTGGAAAGTGTTTACTTCATTCCAGCTCCAGGATTTGCAACTGCGATAGTTGGTTATAAATTGTGATAGGTTACTTACTTGACAGCCCTTGATAGTACTTAATTTATCATGAGTATATAGCTTGAAATCTAGAAACATAACACTGAGATTCACTGAAGACAGTACAACCATCCTGGAAAcactgtaatgaaaataaacaactcTGTATTACAAGGGGGTGGGAAGGTATCTCATGGATGAAAAGAGTATAGATACTTCTCAAAGCATTCAGAGTTCAGAAAGGataaggaaagacaaagaaggaAACTCATACTTTGAGAATAATTTCTTAAGGAGGCAAAGTAAATTAGTGGCTTAGTATCAATGTATtactacaaataaataattcacaGCGCTTATATAAAACTGTTATTGCCACTATGTACATGAATCATTACCATCCAGCCCAGTGGCAAGGAGGAAAGATCTACAGTATATTCTCTATGGTGGGACTGAAATGGTAACTTTCTGACTTAAGAAAATCATGGTATTTTAAAGGAATAGTCACATACAGTGATATTAGGGAAGCTTTAGTGTGTTCTTCTGGTCATGAATGTAGATTGTATCATCACTGTGCTgttaagctaaaaaaaaaaaaataatacatacaGAGCAGTACATGTTATCTAGACTTTGGATCTGTCATTACGTTTTTGTAAAACATTCCCTTGTAGGGTTTAAACTGACAGTGCAGTTTCCCTTTATTCAGCTGCAACAGCACAGGATGCTTTTTGTTCAGTGCAAGAAGTTCTTTAAATGGCTGACCTATATTTCCAGACATGGAACATTTTCATACTGGGTAGGATTTGACAGTAGTAGTTCAAAGTATAGATTANNNNNNNNNNNNNNNNNNNNNNNNNNNNNNNNNNNNNNNNNNNNNNNNNNNNNNNNNNNNNNNNNNNNNNNNNNNNNNNNNNNNNNNNNNNNNNNNNNNNNNNNNNNNNNaaaaaaaaaatcaatttcttgCTTTGTGTTCATGACAGAGAATCTTAGGGAGATTCCCATATCAGAGGCTTTTATTTCaagacttcctttttttcaaattgaagAGGCAGTAGAAGAGGTTTTGGAACAgcttaataaattaataatagaAATTATGAGTAATAGGTAGTATTCCCTAAGGTGTTCTAAAAGACCTCAGAAACTGCTAAGTTGTCACGTGTGGCTCATTGCTTAAATCACCTTGATTCCAGCAAAATGGAAGGTAGCTATACTTATGCTGCTCGTATACCTTTTCCTTAATGCACTTTTGCCAAACCacttaaatacattttccacTATTAGCAACTCATTAAATATTGCTGTTCTCATATAGCTGTATCCTAAAAAGAGTTTAAGCCTGGAGGCATGGCACATAATTACCTTTTGGGAGTAGAACAGTGTGCATGAACTATATACTacactgttaaaataaaaagagaaaaaaggaaaagaaataggaaaaaaaaacaa
Above is a window of Meleagris gallopavo isolate NT-WF06-2002-E0010 breed Aviagen turkey brand Nicholas breeding stock chromosome 4, Turkey_5.1, whole genome shotgun sequence DNA encoding:
- the TMEM156 gene encoding transmembrane protein 156 isoform X2 translates to MCLILKKSELFRLALGVLTMFILCLPEFFKVHEANTVVVSCMDTCSLINITFPLCTFNNSCKRSLQQKRENQIVLLKTIVNHSAFQNIPCICLSSNSEQQSNTKYSESESGRDVNVYHQESRPIDKKIPIAKVSSEVNMEDAISFYKYFNFTMLHANEEVEHSTYYILEIHINNSMVRGRSAAEEYLNHSCLMAMINDQNGCMNISLQLKSYVEYPMCMTKIIWLSMIPVVIVLTVSVVIYKIVQENGQNYCKRRGAATVSTDQGKSGSRHDIRTISATKVHLFPAKTNGQLIPLTAQAIKILPIIPEQEHCHLSTSSIQGGTL
- the TMEM156 gene encoding transmembrane protein 156 isoform X3: MCLILKKSELFRLALGVLTMFILCLPEFFKVHEVPIAKVSSEVNMEDAISFYKYFNFTMLHANEEVEHSTYYILEIHINNSMVRGRSAAEEYLNHSCLMAMINDQNGCMNISLQLKSYVEYPMCMTKIIWLSMIPVVIVLTVSVVIYKIVQENGQNYCKRRGAATVSTDQGKSGSRHDIRTISATKVHLFPAKTNGQLIPLTAQAIKILPIIPEQEHCHLSTSSIQGNLAGWKYIGFLWMWKEAVICFSHEC
- the TMEM156 gene encoding transmembrane protein 156 isoform X1; the encoded protein is MCLILKKSELFRLALGVLTMFILCLPEFFKVHEANTVVVSCMDTCSLINITFPLCTFNNSCKRSLQQKRENQIVLLKTIVNHSAFQNIPCICLSSNSEQQSNTKYSESESGRDVNVYHQESRPIDKKIPIAKVSSEVNMEDAISFYKYFNFTMLHANEEVEHSTYYILEIHINNSMVRGRSAAEEYLNHSCLMAMINDQNGCMNISLQLKSYVEYPMCMTKIIWLSMIPVVIVLTVSVVIYKIVQENGQNYCKRRGAATVSTDQGKSGSRHDIRTISATKVHLFPAKTNGQLIPLTAQAIKILPIIPEQEHCHLSTSSIQGNLAGWKYIGFLWMWKEAVICFSHEC